A section of the Quatrionicoccus australiensis genome encodes:
- the accD gene encoding acetyl-CoA carboxylase, carboxyltransferase subunit beta has product MSWLDKLLPPKIKREQGTQRRGALPEGLWSKCPSCEAVLYATDLEKNLQVCPKCGHHNRINARDRLDLLLDPEGRFEIGAEVVPVDTLKFKDSKKYPDRLMDANEATGETDSLVVLQGAIKNMPVVGAAFEFDFMGGSMGSVLGERFVRGVNAAIEQKAAFICITASGGARMQEGLFSLMQMAKSTASLTKLSQAGLPFISILTDPTMGGVSASFAFVGDVVIAEPKALIGFAGPRVIEQTVREKLPEGFQRSEFILEKGAIDMIVDRREMRDQVARVLALLQKLPAAA; this is encoded by the coding sequence ATGAGTTGGCTAGACAAACTGCTGCCCCCGAAAATCAAACGCGAGCAAGGTACCCAGCGCCGCGGCGCGTTGCCGGAAGGCCTGTGGAGCAAGTGCCCGTCCTGCGAGGCGGTGCTTTACGCCACCGACCTGGAGAAGAATCTGCAGGTTTGCCCGAAGTGCGGTCACCACAACCGCATCAACGCGCGCGATCGTCTCGATCTGCTGCTCGATCCGGAAGGCCGCTTCGAGATCGGTGCCGAAGTCGTACCGGTCGACACCCTGAAATTCAAGGATTCCAAAAAGTATCCGGATCGTCTGATGGATGCCAATGAGGCGACCGGCGAGACCGATTCGCTGGTGGTCCTGCAGGGCGCCATCAAGAACATGCCGGTGGTCGGTGCAGCTTTCGAGTTCGACTTCATGGGCGGCTCGATGGGGTCCGTGCTCGGCGAGCGCTTCGTGCGCGGCGTCAATGCCGCCATCGAGCAAAAGGCGGCATTCATCTGCATTACTGCGTCCGGCGGTGCGCGCATGCAGGAAGGCCTGTTCTCGCTGATGCAGATGGCCAAGTCGACCGCTTCGCTGACCAAGCTGTCGCAAGCCGGTCTGCCTTTCATCTCCATCCTGACCGATCCGACCATGGGCGGCGTCTCCGCTTCCTTCGCCTTCGTCGGCGATGTGGTGATTGCCGAACCGAAGGCGCTGATCGGTTTTGCCGGGCCGCGCGTCATCGAGCAGACGGTGCGCGAAAAACTGCCGGAAGGCTTCCAGCGTTCCGAGTTCATCCTCGAAAAGGGCGCCATCGACATGATTGTCGACCGCCGCGAAATGCGCGACCAGGTTGCCCGCGTCCTGGCCCTGTTGCAGAAGCTGCCCGCAGCCGCCTGA
- the trpA gene encoding tryptophan synthase subunit alpha, with translation MSRIQQAFERLNGEGRKALIPFITAGDPDVALTLPLLHTLVEAGADVIELGVPFSDPMADGPTIQRASERALAKGMTLRKVLQLVIDFRQTDAKTPIVLMGYANPIEAMGLEKFALAASTAGVDGVLVVDYPPEEAAGFGAAMKAHGMDPIFLLAPTSSVERIEQVAEIASGYVYYVSLAGVTGSGALNVEAVAERLPLIREKTGLPVGVGFGIRDAATAARIAGIADAVVVGSRIIEEIEKSTAETACANVKALVADIRRGVDEVKS, from the coding sequence ATGTCGCGCATCCAACAAGCTTTCGAACGCCTCAATGGCGAAGGCCGCAAGGCACTGATTCCCTTCATCACGGCCGGCGACCCCGATGTCGCGCTGACCCTGCCGCTGCTGCACACGCTGGTCGAAGCCGGCGCCGACGTCATCGAACTCGGCGTGCCCTTCTCCGACCCGATGGCCGACGGTCCGACCATCCAGCGCGCTTCCGAGCGCGCCCTGGCCAAGGGCATGACGCTGCGCAAGGTGCTGCAACTGGTCATCGACTTTCGTCAGACCGATGCGAAAACGCCGATCGTGCTGATGGGCTACGCCAATCCGATCGAGGCGATGGGCCTGGAAAAGTTCGCTTTGGCGGCGTCGACCGCTGGCGTCGACGGCGTGCTGGTCGTCGATTACCCGCCGGAAGAGGCGGCCGGTTTTGGCGCCGCGATGAAAGCCCATGGCATGGATCCGATCTTCCTGCTGGCGCCGACCTCGAGTGTCGAACGCATCGAACAGGTGGCTGAAATTGCCTCCGGCTATGTCTATTACGTGTCGCTGGCCGGCGTGACCGGTTCCGGCGCCCTGAATGTCGAGGCGGTGGCTGAACGCCTGCCGCTGATCCGCGAAAAGACCGGCCTGCCGGTCGGCGTCGGTTTCGGCATTCGTGACGCAGCGACGGCGGCCCGCATTGCCGGCATTGCCGACGCGGTTGTCGTCGGCAGCCGGATCATTGAAGAAATTGAAAAATCGACGGCAGAAACTGCCTGCGCCAACGTCAAGGCGTTGGTGGCAGACATTCGCCGTGGTGTAGACGAGGTGAAATCATGA
- the trpB gene encoding tryptophan synthase subunit beta has product MSHTPYNFPDARGHFGPYGGVFVAETLFGALDELKAAYAAAQADPAFRAEYEYELKHFVGRPSPIYHAKRWSDLLGGAQIYLKREDLNHTGAHKVNNCIGQAMLAKRMGKPRVIAETGAGQHGVATATVAARYGMECVVYMGSEDVRRQAANVYRMKLLGATVVPVESGSKTLKDALNEAMRDWVTNIHNTFYIIGTVAGPHPYPMLVRDFQKVIGEECLVQMPEMAGRQPDAVIAAVGGGSNAMGIFYPYINEENVRLIGVEAAGDGVETGRHAASLTAGVPGVLHGNRTYLLQDEDGQIIETHSISAGLDYPGVGPEHAWLKDLGRAEYVPINDAEALAAFHNLCRLEGIIPALESSHALAYAAKLAPTLPKDKILLVNLSGRGDKDMHTVAEKSGIQF; this is encoded by the coding sequence ATGTCCCATACCCCGTACAATTTTCCCGACGCGCGCGGCCATTTCGGCCCTTACGGCGGCGTCTTCGTTGCCGAAACGCTGTTTGGCGCCCTCGATGAACTGAAGGCAGCCTACGCTGCGGCGCAGGCCGATCCGGCCTTCCGTGCCGAATACGAATACGAACTCAAGCACTTCGTCGGCCGGCCGTCGCCGATCTATCACGCCAAGCGCTGGTCCGACCTGCTGGGTGGCGCGCAGATTTATCTCAAGCGCGAAGACCTCAATCACACCGGTGCCCACAAGGTGAACAACTGCATCGGCCAGGCCATGCTCGCCAAGCGCATGGGCAAGCCGCGCGTCATCGCCGAAACCGGCGCCGGCCAGCACGGCGTCGCGACGGCCACGGTCGCTGCCCGCTACGGCATGGAATGCGTGGTGTACATGGGCAGTGAGGATGTGCGTCGCCAGGCGGCCAACGTCTATCGCATGAAGCTGCTCGGCGCCACCGTGGTGCCGGTCGAATCCGGCTCGAAGACGCTCAAGGATGCGCTCAACGAAGCGATGCGCGACTGGGTGACCAACATCCACAACACCTTCTACATCATCGGCACGGTCGCCGGTCCGCACCCCTACCCGATGCTGGTGCGCGACTTCCAGAAGGTGATCGGCGAAGAATGCCTGGTGCAGATGCCGGAAATGGCCGGGCGCCAGCCGGATGCGGTGATTGCCGCGGTCGGTGGCGGTTCCAACGCGATGGGCATCTTCTACCCGTACATCAATGAAGAAAACGTCCGCCTGATCGGCGTCGAAGCCGCCGGTGACGGCGTCGAAACCGGTCGTCACGCGGCTTCTCTGACCGCCGGCGTGCCCGGCGTGCTGCACGGCAACCGCACCTACCTGCTGCAGGACGAGGATGGCCAGATCATCGAGACGCATTCGATCTCGGCCGGTCTGGATTACCCCGGCGTCGGGCCGGAGCATGCCTGGCTCAAGGATCTCGGTCGCGCCGAGTATGTCCCGATCAACGATGCCGAAGCGCTCGCCGCCTTCCACAACCTGTGTCGCCTCGAAGGCATCATCCCGGCGCTCGAGTCGAGCCACGCCCTGGCCTACGCTGCCAAGCTGGCGCCGACGCTGCCGAAAGACAAGATTCTGCTGGTCAACCTCTCCGGTCGGGGTGACAAGGACATGCATACCGTGGCCGAAAAATCCGGGATCCAGTTCTGA
- a CDS encoding phosphoribosylanthranilate isomerase — protein MTKTRIKICGLTREEDVDAAVTAGADAIGFVFYPPSPRYVTPARAAELVRRIPPFVDVVGLFVNEAPESVEEVCRQVPINLLQFHGDEDPAYCRQFARPYLRAARVRPGLDLVEFAGAFPESRGLLLDAFVEGYGGGGHVFDWTLIPPGLPGFLLLSGGLTAANVGDAVRRVRPAAVDVSSGVEMGKGIKDHAKIAAFVAAVRAADQAVSEG, from the coding sequence ATGACTAAAACCCGCATCAAGATCTGCGGCCTGACCCGCGAAGAGGATGTCGACGCCGCCGTGACGGCCGGTGCCGACGCGATCGGTTTCGTCTTCTATCCGCCCAGCCCGCGCTACGTGACGCCGGCGCGTGCCGCTGAACTGGTTCGGCGCATTCCGCCCTTCGTTGATGTGGTTGGTTTGTTCGTCAATGAGGCGCCGGAAAGCGTGGAGGAGGTGTGCCGTCAGGTGCCGATCAACCTGCTGCAGTTCCACGGCGACGAGGATCCCGCCTATTGCCGCCAGTTCGCCCGCCCCTATCTGCGCGCGGCGCGGGTGAGGCCGGGGCTCGATCTGGTAGAATTCGCCGGCGCGTTTCCCGAGAGTCGCGGTTTATTGCTCGATGCCTTCGTTGAAGGCTATGGCGGTGGCGGTCATGTTTTCGACTGGACGCTGATTCCGCCGGGCTTGCCGGGCTTTTTGCTGCTTTCGGGCGGGTTGACCGCTGCGAATGTCGGCGATGCCGTGCGCCGGGTGCGCCCGGCAGCGGTCGACGTCTCGTCGGGCGTGGAAATGGGCAAGGGCATCAAGGATCACGCGAAAATCGCTGCCTTCGTCGCCGCGGTGCGCGCGGCCGATCAGGCAGTCAGCGAAGGATAG
- the truA gene encoding tRNA pseudouridine(38-40) synthase TruA, whose protein sequence is MRIALAIEYCGTHFHGWQSQPSGNTVQDALEAALAAIAGQPVGVICAGRTDAGVHATHQVVHFDAPVERPLSAWVRGVNSHLPAGVAVRWAQSVDAEFHARFSARGRRYRYLLMNRPQRPGLWQGRVGWFHLPLDLAAMQAAAGRLLGEHDFSAFRAAGCQAKTPVKTLWRADVQQQGNLLVFDFEASAFLHHMVRNLVGSLVYIGKGAQPAEWMDELLQARDRTAAAPTFSPDGLYFRGPIYEAHWQLPDPQDDFLDGMLK, encoded by the coding sequence ATGAGAATCGCCCTCGCCATCGAGTATTGCGGTACACATTTCCACGGCTGGCAGAGCCAGCCCTCCGGCAATACCGTGCAGGATGCGCTGGAGGCTGCGCTGGCGGCGATTGCCGGGCAGCCGGTCGGCGTCATCTGCGCCGGGCGGACCGATGCCGGCGTGCATGCGACGCACCAGGTCGTGCATTTCGATGCGCCGGTCGAGCGGCCGCTGAGCGCCTGGGTGCGCGGCGTCAATTCACATCTGCCGGCCGGTGTGGCGGTGCGCTGGGCGCAGTCGGTCGACGCCGAATTCCATGCCCGTTTCAGTGCGCGCGGCCGGCGTTACCGCTATTTGCTGATGAATCGGCCGCAGCGCCCCGGCCTGTGGCAGGGGCGGGTCGGCTGGTTCCATCTGCCGCTCGATCTGGCGGCGATGCAGGCGGCGGCCGGTCGACTGCTCGGCGAGCACGATTTCTCTGCCTTCCGTGCTGCCGGCTGCCAAGCCAAAACACCGGTCAAGACCTTGTGGCGTGCCGATGTGCAGCAGCAGGGCAATCTGCTGGTCTTCGATTTCGAGGCCAGCGCCTTTCTGCATCACATGGTGCGCAACCTGGTCGGTAGCCTGGTTTACATCGGCAAGGGGGCGCAGCCGGCAGAATGGATGGACGAATTGCTGCAGGCGCGCGACCGCACTGCGGCGGCGCCAACCTTCTCGCCGGATGGGCTGTATTTCCGCGGCCCGATCTACGAGGCGCACTGGCAATTGCCCGATCCGCAAGACGATTTTCTCGATGGCATGCTCAAATGA
- a CDS encoding FimV/HubP family polar landmark protein, whose protein sequence is MTETSCSKFKKRAVVLAVASCLSVAPWFAEAAGLGKLTVFSGLGQPLRAELEIAANRDELAGMTARLASPESFSQAGVDYPQALRDLRFVVEKRGNGQPVIKVSSLRPVNEPFLDMLVELNWPAGRLVREYTFLLDPPEMLAKGAVGPVSVAEAKVIETIPGGNAALNRAPTPVKAQPQVRQAPAAKPVAESRKAEPADSRVVQSGDTLRKIASETKYEGVSLEQMLVGLFQNNPDAFIGKNINRLKAGAILGIPEKSAVEAVSDAEAKKVYVTQSTDWNAYRQKLAAATAKAPAREESASQQGVTGKITAKVEDKATPAEQSKDQVKVSRTELPAKGAANGKAAASEADLIAKDKALQEAQGRLASLEKNVGELQKLLELKTQKLAELQQAGSKKEEAKPAEPVKAVEPPKPVEVAKPVEPVKEEVKPVEVVKPAEEAKPEEAPKPVAEKPVEAPKPPEPKPVVAPEPEPEEPGFIDALAENPLTLVGGGGILALLAAYFLAKRRRQPVVSPETTTAPSPSSLGPNSVFRMTGGQSIDTGNTAPQTGDFSQTGPGSIDTDEVDPVAEADVYMAYGRDTQAEEILLEALQKDPQRTAIHAKLLEIYANRKSLKQFETLASELYAQTGGVGPEWEKVSELGASLDPANPLYSGGHAAEPSAFDADATMIVTPEALARDVPPELELPAVMALDEPADEPVPDALVLSVPVVEPQAEVVAEEAQPDTVDDEMSLDFDIGLPVVETVGAATPEEVPVVAEAPVFEEPYVDTVVTGEPNALDFDLGADAAAAAETAAAAEPVVANEPMLAEDANFGFDLGAEPATEEIDAQEVADASPDFSPEGTMVMPSGMDEDAAVSTFVGVDGSPAAFMTEPPEPEPVEPPMADFAFDIGSSATQTIVNPMIDEELAAAAQEFAQSPARIEIDNPELTATTVGSDADSLEFDVKLTDSVFLGQPMIPPEFDIGSIDLDLSAEPSPAPLEAAAPAAELEAEEDVAKDSHWEQVNTKLDLAKAYEEMGDLEGARELLQEVVGEGSADLVEQARAILGRIGE, encoded by the coding sequence GTGACCGAAACTAGCTGCTCCAAATTCAAGAAACGTGCGGTGGTACTTGCTGTCGCCTCATGTTTGTCCGTTGCTCCCTGGTTTGCCGAAGCGGCAGGCCTCGGAAAACTTACCGTTTTTTCCGGGCTGGGTCAGCCTCTGCGAGCGGAGCTCGAAATCGCCGCAAATCGCGATGAGCTGGCTGGCATGACGGCGCGACTGGCGTCGCCGGAATCCTTTTCCCAGGCGGGTGTCGATTACCCCCAGGCTTTGCGTGATCTGCGCTTTGTCGTCGAGAAACGCGGCAATGGTCAGCCCGTCATCAAGGTCTCCTCGTTGCGGCCGGTCAACGAACCTTTTCTCGATATGCTGGTTGAGCTGAACTGGCCCGCCGGACGTCTGGTCCGCGAATACACCTTCCTGCTCGACCCTCCCGAGATGCTCGCCAAGGGCGCGGTTGGCCCGGTTTCCGTGGCCGAGGCCAAAGTGATCGAAACCATTCCGGGGGGCAATGCGGCCCTGAATCGTGCGCCGACTCCGGTCAAGGCGCAGCCGCAGGTGCGGCAAGCGCCTGCAGCCAAACCGGTGGCCGAATCACGCAAGGCGGAGCCTGCGGATTCGCGCGTCGTCCAGTCGGGCGATACCTTGCGCAAGATCGCGTCCGAAACCAAATACGAGGGCGTGTCGCTTGAGCAAATGCTGGTTGGTCTGTTCCAGAATAATCCGGATGCATTCATCGGCAAGAACATCAATCGTCTGAAGGCTGGTGCCATTCTCGGGATCCCGGAAAAGAGCGCGGTCGAAGCGGTTTCGGATGCCGAAGCGAAAAAGGTCTATGTGACCCAGTCGACCGACTGGAATGCCTATCGCCAGAAACTGGCTGCAGCGACGGCCAAGGCGCCGGCGCGTGAAGAGTCCGCCAGTCAGCAGGGGGTAACGGGCAAGATTACCGCCAAGGTTGAAGACAAGGCCACGCCTGCCGAGCAAAGCAAGGATCAGGTCAAGGTTTCGCGTACCGAGCTGCCCGCCAAGGGCGCGGCAAACGGCAAGGCTGCTGCCAGCGAGGCTGATCTGATTGCCAAGGACAAGGCCCTGCAGGAAGCACAGGGTCGTCTGGCTTCGCTGGAAAAGAATGTTGGCGAGCTGCAAAAGCTGCTCGAGTTGAAGACCCAGAAGCTGGCCGAGTTGCAGCAGGCGGGCAGCAAGAAGGAAGAGGCCAAGCCGGCGGAGCCGGTCAAGGCAGTTGAGCCGCCCAAGCCGGTCGAGGTTGCCAAGCCGGTCGAGCCGGTCAAGGAAGAGGTCAAGCCGGTCGAGGTAGTCAAGCCTGCGGAAGAGGCCAAGCCGGAAGAAGCACCGAAGCCGGTTGCCGAAAAGCCGGTCGAAGCCCCCAAGCCGCCGGAGCCCAAGCCGGTTGTTGCGCCGGAACCCGAGCCGGAAGAGCCGGGCTTTATCGATGCACTGGCTGAAAACCCGCTGACTCTGGTTGGTGGCGGCGGTATCCTGGCCCTGCTGGCTGCCTACTTCCTGGCCAAGCGCCGGCGTCAGCCGGTTGTCTCGCCGGAAACCACGACGGCCCCTTCGCCGTCCAGCCTGGGCCCGAATTCGGTGTTCCGGATGACCGGCGGGCAGAGTATTGACACCGGTAACACCGCGCCGCAGACCGGCGATTTCAGCCAGACCGGGCCGGGTAGCATCGATACCGATGAGGTTGATCCGGTGGCCGAGGCCGATGTGTACATGGCCTATGGGCGCGATACCCAAGCTGAGGAAATCCTGCTCGAGGCCTTGCAGAAGGATCCGCAGCGCACGGCAATTCACGCCAAGCTGCTCGAAATCTACGCCAATCGCAAGAGCCTGAAACAGTTCGAAACGTTGGCGAGCGAGCTCTATGCCCAGACCGGCGGTGTTGGTCCGGAGTGGGAAAAGGTTTCCGAGTTGGGCGCCAGCCTCGATCCGGCCAATCCGCTTTATTCGGGTGGGCATGCCGCTGAGCCGTCTGCTTTTGATGCGGATGCAACGATGATCGTGACGCCGGAAGCACTGGCCCGCGATGTGCCGCCCGAGCTCGAATTGCCTGCTGTAATGGCGCTTGACGAGCCGGCCGATGAGCCTGTGCCGGATGCGCTGGTTCTCTCCGTTCCGGTTGTCGAGCCGCAGGCCGAGGTTGTCGCGGAAGAGGCTCAGCCGGATACGGTCGACGATGAAATGAGCCTTGATTTCGACATCGGTTTGCCGGTGGTTGAAACGGTTGGTGCAGCAACTCCGGAGGAGGTGCCGGTTGTGGCGGAAGCGCCGGTTTTCGAAGAGCCGTATGTCGATACCGTCGTGACCGGCGAGCCGAATGCTCTCGATTTTGATCTTGGGGCAGATGCCGCTGCGGCGGCCGAAACAGCCGCGGCAGCTGAGCCTGTCGTTGCTAACGAGCCGATGCTGGCCGAGGATGCCAATTTCGGTTTTGATCTCGGCGCAGAGCCGGCTACCGAAGAAATCGATGCGCAGGAAGTGGCTGATGCCAGTCCCGACTTTTCACCGGAAGGCACGATGGTGATGCCGTCCGGGATGGACGAGGATGCCGCAGTATCGACCTTTGTCGGTGTTGACGGTTCGCCGGCTGCATTCATGACTGAACCTCCAGAACCGGAACCGGTCGAGCCGCCGATGGCGGATTTCGCTTTCGACATCGGTTCGTCGGCGACGCAGACCATCGTCAATCCGATGATCGACGAGGAGCTGGCTGCTGCAGCGCAGGAGTTTGCGCAAAGTCCGGCCCGGATCGAAATCGATAATCCGGAATTGACCGCAACCACGGTGGGTTCGGATGCCGATTCGCTGGAATTCGACGTCAAGCTGACGGATTCGGTATTCCTTGGTCAGCCGATGATTCCGCCGGAGTTCGACATTGGCTCGATCGATCTCGATCTGTCGGCCGAACCGTCGCCGGCACCGCTTGAAGCCGCCGCGCCGGCAGCCGAGCTCGAGGCCGAGGAAGATGTTGCCAAGGACAGTCATTGGGAGCAGGTCAATACCAAGCTCGATCTGGCCAAGGCCTACGAGGAAATGGGCGATCTCGAAGGCGCGCGCGAATTGCTCCAGGAAGTGGTCGGCGAAGGTTCTGCTGATCTCGTTGAGCAGGCACGTGCGATTCTCGGCCGCATAGGCGAGTAA
- the asd gene encoding aspartate-semialdehyde dehydrogenase: MKKVGLVGWRGMVGSVLMQRMVEEGDFAHIDPVYFSTSAAGGKAPVFGGKEASLPLQNASDIEALKVCEIIITCQGGDYTKEVFPKLRAAGWNGHWIDAASSLRMADDAVIVLDPVNMHVIKDALAKGGNNWIGGNCTVSLMLMGLGGLFQNDLIEWATSMTYQAASGAGAQNMRELISQMGAIHSSVADLLADPASAILDIDRKVAETIRSDAFPKKNFRNTPLAGSLIPWIDVPYENGQSKEEWKGGAECNKILGKPAFRTAGSIPIDGLCVRIGAMRCHSQALTIKLKKDVPLDEISDMLAKANPWAKVVPNDREISERELTPAAVTGTLTVPVGRLHKMAMGPEYLAAFTCGDQLLWGAAEPLRRMLRILLDA; encoded by the coding sequence ATGAAGAAGGTTGGTCTGGTCGGTTGGCGTGGCATGGTTGGTTCCGTGCTGATGCAGCGCATGGTTGAAGAGGGCGATTTCGCCCATATCGATCCGGTGTATTTCTCGACGTCTGCCGCTGGCGGCAAGGCGCCGGTATTCGGCGGCAAGGAGGCCTCGCTGCCCCTGCAGAATGCCTCCGATATCGAGGCCCTGAAGGTCTGCGAAATCATCATCACCTGCCAGGGTGGGGACTACACCAAGGAAGTCTTTCCCAAGTTGCGTGCTGCCGGCTGGAACGGCCACTGGATCGATGCGGCCTCGTCGCTGCGCATGGCTGACGACGCAGTGATCGTGCTCGACCCGGTCAACATGCACGTCATCAAGGATGCGCTGGCCAAGGGCGGCAACAACTGGATCGGCGGCAACTGCACGGTTTCGCTGATGCTGATGGGCCTCGGTGGCCTGTTCCAGAACGACCTGATCGAATGGGCGACGTCCATGACCTATCAGGCCGCCTCCGGCGCCGGTGCGCAGAACATGCGCGAGCTGATTTCCCAGATGGGTGCGATCCATTCGTCGGTTGCCGACCTGCTGGCCGATCCGGCTTCCGCCATTCTCGACATCGATCGCAAGGTCGCCGAAACCATTCGTTCCGATGCCTTCCCGAAGAAGAACTTCCGCAATACGCCGCTTGCCGGTTCGCTGATTCCGTGGATCGACGTGCCCTACGAAAACGGTCAGTCCAAGGAGGAATGGAAGGGCGGTGCCGAATGCAACAAGATCCTCGGCAAGCCGGCTTTCCGCACGGCGGGTTCGATCCCTATCGATGGTCTGTGCGTGCGCATCGGTGCGATGCGTTGCCACAGCCAGGCGCTGACCATCAAGCTCAAGAAGGATGTGCCGCTCGACGAGATCAGCGACATGCTCGCCAAGGCCAATCCATGGGCCAAGGTTGTGCCCAACGATCGCGAGATTTCCGAACGTGAACTGACGCCGGCTGCCGTCACCGGTACGCTGACCGTGCCGGTTGGTCGCCTGCACAAGATGGCGATGGGTCCGGAATACCTGGCTGCCTTCACCTGCGGCGACCAGCTGCTGTGGGGGGCTGCCGAGCCGCTGCGCCGCATGCTGCGCATCCTGCTCGACGCCTGA
- the leuB gene encoding 3-isopropylmalate dehydrogenase, whose protein sequence is MKICVLPGDGIGPEITAEAVRVLNSLDLKFEMEEALLGGGAVDATGNPYPEATQKLAREADAVLLGAVGGPQWDTLPREKRPERGLLGIRKDLNLFANLRPAILYPELANASTLKPEVVAGLDILIVRELTGDIYFGQPRGIREENGERVGFNTMVYSESEIRRIGHVAFQSAQKRNRKLCSVDKMNVLECTQLWRDVMIEISKEYPDVELSHMLVDNAAMQLVKAPKQFDVMVTGNMFGDILSDEASMLTGSIGMLPSASLDDKNKGLYEPSHGSAPDIAGKGVANPLATILSVAMMLRYTFGLEEQAVRVENAVKKVLAQGFRTGDIYERGTNKVGTREMGDAVLAALV, encoded by the coding sequence ATGAAGATCTGTGTTCTGCCGGGTGACGGCATTGGTCCCGAAATTACGGCCGAGGCCGTGCGTGTTCTGAACTCCCTCGATCTCAAGTTCGAGATGGAAGAAGCCCTGCTGGGCGGGGGCGCGGTCGACGCGACTGGTAACCCCTATCCGGAAGCCACCCAGAAGCTGGCGCGTGAAGCCGATGCCGTGCTGCTCGGCGCGGTCGGCGGCCCGCAGTGGGATACGCTGCCGCGCGAAAAGCGTCCGGAGCGCGGCCTGCTCGGTATTCGCAAGGATCTGAACCTGTTCGCCAACCTGCGTCCGGCTATCCTTTACCCGGAACTGGCCAATGCCTCGACGCTCAAGCCGGAAGTCGTGGCCGGTCTGGATATCCTGATCGTGCGCGAGTTGACCGGTGACATCTATTTCGGCCAGCCGCGCGGCATCCGCGAGGAAAACGGCGAGCGCGTCGGTTTCAATACCATGGTCTACAGCGAGTCGGAAATCCGCCGCATCGGTCATGTCGCCTTCCAGTCTGCACAGAAGCGCAACCGCAAGCTCTGTTCGGTCGACAAGATGAACGTGCTCGAATGCACGCAACTCTGGCGCGACGTGATGATCGAAATCAGCAAGGAGTATCCGGACGTCGAACTCAGCCACATGCTGGTCGACAATGCCGCGATGCAACTGGTCAAGGCGCCGAAGCAGTTCGACGTGATGGTCACCGGCAACATGTTCGGCGACATCCTGTCCGACGAAGCCTCGATGCTGACCGGCTCGATCGGCATGCTGCCGTCCGCTTCGCTCGACGACAAGAACAAGGGTTTGTACGAGCCGTCGCACGGTTCGGCGCCGGACATCGCCGGCAAGGGCGTCGCCAATCCGCTGGCGACCATCCTGTCGGTCGCGATGATGTTGCGCTACACCTTCGGTCTCGAAGAGCAGGCCGTTCGTGTCGAGAATGCAGTCAAGAAGGTGCTCGCCCAGGGCTTCCGTACCGGCGACATCTATGAGCGCGGTACCAACAAGGTCGGCACCAGGGAAATGGGCGACGCGGTTCTTGCGGCGCTGGTGTAA
- the leuD gene encoding 3-isopropylmalate dehydratase small subunit: MDKFVRLDGLVAPLDRNNVDTDAIIPKQFLKSIKRSGFGPNAFDEWRYMDVGQPGQDNSGRPKNPNFVLNQPRYQGAQVLLTRANFGCGSSREHAPWALLDFGFQAIIAESFADIFFNNCFKNGILPIVLPAAEIEALFQQVEATPGYKLVVDLQAQLVVRPDGYGIPFAVDAFRKECLLNGWDDIGLTLRHAEKIREFEEKRRINQPWLFA; encoded by the coding sequence ATGGATAAGTTCGTTCGTCTGGATGGTTTGGTGGCGCCGCTCGACCGCAATAATGTCGATACCGATGCGATCATCCCCAAGCAGTTCCTGAAGTCGATCAAGCGTTCCGGTTTCGGTCCGAATGCCTTCGACGAATGGCGTTACATGGATGTCGGCCAACCCGGGCAGGATAATTCGGGCCGTCCGAAGAACCCGAATTTCGTGCTCAACCAGCCGCGCTATCAGGGTGCGCAGGTTTTGCTGACGCGCGCCAACTTCGGCTGCGGCAGTTCGCGCGAACATGCGCCCTGGGCGTTGCTCGACTTCGGTTTCCAGGCGATCATCGCCGAGTCTTTCGCCGACATCTTCTTCAACAACTGCTTCAAGAACGGCATTCTGCCGATCGTGCTGCCGGCCGCTGAAATCGAGGCGCTGTTCCAGCAGGTCGAGGCGACGCCCGGCTACAAACTGGTGGTAGACCTGCAGGCGCAACTGGTGGTGCGTCCTGACGGTTATGGCATTCCGTTCGCGGTCGATGCCTTCCGCAAGGAATGCCTGCTCAACGGTTGGGACGATATCGGCCTGACCCTGCGTCATGCCGAAAAAATCCGCGAATTCGAAGAGAAGCGCCGTATCAACCAGCCCTGGCTGTTTGCGTAA
- a CDS encoding entericidin EcnAB: protein MRILLISLAVFGLVACNTAQGVKKDVAIGAEKTGEALEKGGEAVGHALNKTGEVVGGAMHKGGEAVGTALKKSGEAVQKVVE, encoded by the coding sequence ATGCGCATTTTGCTGATTTCACTCGCGGTCTTTGGCCTGGTTGCCTGCAATACCGCTCAGGGTGTCAAAAAAGATGTCGCCATCGGTGCTGAAAAGACCGGTGAAGCACTGGAAAAAGGGGGCGAGGCTGTCGGCCACGCCTTGAACAAGACAGGTGAAGTCGTCGGCGGCGCCATGCACAAGGGCGGTGAGGCCGTGGGTACGGCACTCAAGAAGTCCGGTGAAGCCGTACAGAAAGTGGTGGAGTAA